In Deinococcus puniceus, one genomic interval encodes:
- the msrP gene encoding protein-methionine-sulfoxide reductase catalytic subunit MsrP translates to MTILPPDPNRDDLPNDEQTTQESPSRIVNPRREFLRSAALFTGTAAALGGGLELLTRRPGAAAEAAPGEFGDLAQGQVRRPLGPYDTSEPITPYAQATSYNNFYEFGTDKADPARLAGSLKVRPWTVKIDGEVRKPQTVDIDTLQSWFPLEDRIYRMRCVEGWSMVMPWLGFPLAALIRRMEPTGKAKYVQFTALNDPKQFPGQRSRVLDWPYVEALRLDEALHPLAFMAVGLQGRVLPGQNGAPLRLAVPWKYGFKSIKSIVRITLTEKQPKTTWSIAAPDEYGFFANVNPAVPHPRWSQATERRIGDLSRRKTLPFNGYAEQVAGLYKGMDLKKFY, encoded by the coding sequence ATGACTATTTTGCCCCCTGACCCTAACCGCGACGACTTGCCCAACGACGAGCAAACCACCCAAGAAAGCCCCTCCCGCATCGTCAATCCGCGCCGGGAGTTTTTGCGGTCTGCGGCACTGTTTACGGGCACGGCGGCGGCATTGGGCGGCGGCCTAGAACTGCTGACGCGCAGGCCCGGAGCCGCTGCCGAGGCTGCTCCCGGCGAGTTTGGAGACTTGGCACAGGGGCAAGTGCGCCGCCCACTGGGGCCATACGACACCAGCGAACCCATTACGCCCTACGCGCAGGCCACCAGCTACAACAACTTTTACGAGTTCGGCACCGACAAGGCCGACCCCGCCCGCCTCGCCGGATCGCTGAAAGTGCGCCCCTGGACGGTGAAAATCGACGGTGAGGTTCGCAAGCCGCAGACCGTGGATATAGACACCCTTCAGTCGTGGTTCCCCCTTGAAGACCGCATTTACCGGATGCGCTGCGTAGAAGGCTGGTCGATGGTGATGCCGTGGCTGGGCTTTCCGCTGGCGGCTCTGATTCGGCGCATGGAACCCACTGGCAAGGCCAAATACGTGCAATTCACGGCCCTGAACGATCCCAAGCAGTTTCCCGGCCAACGCAGCCGCGTGCTGGACTGGCCCTATGTGGAAGCCCTGCGGCTAGATGAAGCCCTGCACCCGCTGGCGTTTATGGCGGTGGGGTTGCAAGGCCGCGTGCTGCCCGGACAAAATGGCGCACCGCTGCGGCTGGCCGTGCCGTGGAAGTACGGCTTCAAGAGCATCAAGTCTATTGTGCGGATTACGCTGACCGAAAAGCAGCCCAAGACGACTTGGAGCATTGCCGCGCCCGACGAGTACGGCTTTTTTGCCAACGTGAACCCCGCCGTGCCGCACCCCCGCTGGAGTCAGGCCACCGAGCGCCGCATTGGTGATCTGAGCCGCCGCAAAACCCTGCCCTTCAACGGGTACGCCGAGCAGGTGGCGGGCCTGTACAAGGGCATGGATTTGAAGAAGTTCTACTGA
- a CDS encoding protein-methionine-sulfoxide reductase heme-binding subunit MsrQ — protein MSESSATPAQRSLSKRTAPKPLGWLIPAVTVGGLLPLAVLIWDASTGALGANPVQRAELQTGLLCLVLLILSLATTPLRLVTARLGLAGGKGWTWPARIRKSLGLLAFGYGVLHFLIYLFDQGFTLSTVAEDVVKRPFVTAGFTALLLLVPLALTSTPKSVKRLGFARWTRLHQLAYAAVSLGALHYWWGVKQDHTPPLIAALVIAGLFALRLLGRKKARRSVVG, from the coding sequence ATGTCTGAAAGCTCTGCAACTCCGGCCCAGCGCAGTCTATCCAAACGCACGGCACCCAAGCCGCTGGGCTGGCTAATACCCGCCGTGACGGTGGGCGGCCTACTCCCGCTGGCCGTACTGATCTGGGACGCCTCCACGGGCGCACTGGGCGCAAACCCAGTCCAGCGGGCCGAACTGCAAACCGGGTTGCTTTGTCTGGTGCTGCTGATCCTGTCGCTGGCGACAACGCCCCTGCGCTTGGTCACGGCGCGGCTGGGATTGGCGGGCGGCAAGGGCTGGACATGGCCCGCCCGCATCCGCAAAAGCCTCGGCCTGCTGGCGTTCGGCTACGGCGTCCTGCACTTCCTGATCTACCTGTTCGATCAGGGATTCACGCTGTCTACAGTGGCCGAAGACGTGGTCAAGCGCCCCTTCGTGACCGCCGGATTTACGGCGCTGCTGCTGCTGGTGCCCTTGGCCCTGACCAGTACGCCCAAATCCGTCAAACGCCTAGGCTTTGCCCGCTGGACGCGCCTGCATCAGCTTGCCTATGCGGCGGTCAGCTTGGGAGCGCTGCATTACTGGTGGGGCGTGAAACAGGATCACACGCCGCCGCTGATTGCTGCACTGGTGATTGCGGGGCTGTTTGCGCTGCGGTTGCTGGGCCGCAAGAAAGCGCGGCGATCAGTGGTGGGTTGA